A window of Zingiber officinale cultivar Zhangliang chromosome 5A, Zo_v1.1, whole genome shotgun sequence contains these coding sequences:
- the LOC121980176 gene encoding serine/arginine-rich splicing factor SC35-like — MSHFGRSRLPDIKDTYSLLVLNINFRTTADDLFPLFDRYGKVIDVFIPRDRRTGDSRGFAFVRYKYADEAQKAVDRLDGKNVDGRNIMVQFAKYGPNAERIHKGKIMEAVPKTRGRSRSCSPRPS, encoded by the exons ATGTCGCACTTCGGGAGATCAAGGCTGCCAGACATCAAGGACACCTACTCCCTCCTCGTTCTCAACATCAACTTCC GCACCACTGCCGATGATCTCTTTCCTCTCTTTGATCGGTACGGGAAAGTCATTGACGTGTTCATTCCAAGGGACCGGAG GACTGGAGATTCACGAGGGTTTGCTTTTGTGAGGTATAAGTATGCTGATGAGGCTCAGAAGGCTGTCGATAGACTTGATGGCAA GAATGTGGATGGTCGGAATATTATGGTTCAGTTTGCAAAATATGGACCAAATGCTGAGCGTAT aCATAAAGGAAAAATTATGGAAGCAGTTCCAAAGACAAGAGGAAGGTCAAGAAGTTGTAGCCCTCGGCCTAG TTAG